The following are encoded in a window of Castanea sativa cultivar Marrone di Chiusa Pesio chromosome 5, ASM4071231v1 genomic DNA:
- the LOC142636144 gene encoding methyl-CpG-binding domain-containing protein 9-like isoform X1, translating to MSSCLEGAWKTIYLEVWWVNGDELSLLLAPEQTKFYSGDCYVVQFTYPGNERYENIFYAWIGRSSVMEDRRDDISNMNAIVDSTKGDPVLVLNFVPKLVDNETGGCSSAEAKNKMGDINECARENPKAPSDEGVCKLCGVNKDDKKVLLCDKCDSGYHTYCLNPPLAKIPHGNWYCPSCVTGNCFSQGPSQSTEVISRFRKKRCQREFNHRFPKALAHLVTTMAMKEYWEYTVEERILLLKFLCDEVLNSAKIREHLEQCASMSADLQQKLHSLSSEWRNLKFREEVVADQVGKVNQSTLNGVGKSVTEEVAIVRTSYHKLMGQLLSGSSCMSPFSTNMNTLEDGLWWPVPNDSSKQPCWLYSKSSSEKHSTSSGSQIVKMHDVEFQKNQLSFGKNGLGRLEWVPNPFAFP from the exons ATGAGTTCATGCCTTGAGGGAGCTTGGAAAACCATCTATTTAGAA GTTTGGTGGGTGAATGGTGATGAGCTATCCCTTCTTCTAGCTCCAGAGCAGACAAAATTTTACAGTGGGGATTGCTATGTAGTGCAGTTTACATATCCTGGAAATGAAAGATATGAGAATATATTTTATGCCTGGATTGGTCGCAGTAGTGTAATG GAAGATAGAAGGGATGACATATCCAATATGAATGCAATTGTTGATTCAACCAAAGGGGATCCAGTTTTG GTTCTCAATTTTGTCCCGAAACTTGTGGATAATGAAACTGGAGGATGCTCAAGTGCTGAAGCAAAAAACAAGATGGGAGATATTAATGAATGTGCAAGAGAGAATCCCAAGGCTCCTTCAGATGAGGGTGTCTGTAAATTGTGCGGTGTGAATAAGGATGATAAGAAAGTGTTGTTGTGTGATAAGTGTGATTCGGGGTATCATACATATTGCTTAAATCCTCCACTTGCCAAAATTCCTCATGGAAACTGGTATTGTCCTTCTTGTGTTACTGGTAATTGTTTCAGTCAAGGACCTTCACAAAGTACTGAGGTCATTAGCAGGTTCCGGAAAAAGAGATGTCAAAGAGAGTTCAATCACAGATTTCCAAAAGCTCTGGCCCATTTGGTAACCACAATGGCGATGAAGGAGTACTGGGAATACACCGTAGAGGAG AGGATTCTTCTTCTAAAGTTCTTGTGTGATGAGGTGCTGAACTCTGCTAAAATTCGGGAACACCTAGAACAGTGCGCCTCTATGTCTGCTGATTTGCAGCAGAAACTGCATTCACTATCTTCAGAATGGAGAAACCTGAAGTTCAGAGAAGAAGTTGTAGCAGACCAAGTGGGGAAAGTGAACCAAAGCACACTTAATGGTGTTGGAAAATCTGTAACGGAAGAAGTTGCTATAGTGCGTACAAGTTATCATAAATTGATGGGGCAACTACTTAGTGGAAGCAGTTGCATGTCGCCCTTCTCCACTAATATGAATACTTTGGAAGATGGATTATGGTGGCCTGTGCCAAATGATTCCAGTAAACAACCATGTTGGTTATATTCAAAAAGCAGTTCAGAGAAACATTCTACCAGTAGTGGTAGTCAAATTGTCAAGATGCATGatgttgaatttcaaaaaaatcaactatCTTTTGGTAAGAATGGTTTAGGCCGGCTAGAATGGGTGCCTAATCCGTTTGCATTTCCATAG
- the LOC142636144 gene encoding methyl-CpG-binding domain-containing protein 9-like isoform X2: protein MEDRRDDISNMNAIVDSTKGDPVLVLNFVPKLVDNETGGCSSAEAKNKMGDINECARENPKAPSDEGVCKLCGVNKDDKKVLLCDKCDSGYHTYCLNPPLAKIPHGNWYCPSCVTGNCFSQGPSQSTEVISRFRKKRCQREFNHRFPKALAHLVTTMAMKEYWEYTVEERILLLKFLCDEVLNSAKIREHLEQCASMSADLQQKLHSLSSEWRNLKFREEVVADQVGKVNQSTLNGVGKSVTEEVAIVRTSYHKLMGQLLSGSSCMSPFSTNMNTLEDGLWWPVPNDSSKQPCWLYSKSSSEKHSTSSGSQIVKMHDVEFQKNQLSFGKNGLGRLEWVPNPFAFP, encoded by the exons ATG GAAGATAGAAGGGATGACATATCCAATATGAATGCAATTGTTGATTCAACCAAAGGGGATCCAGTTTTG GTTCTCAATTTTGTCCCGAAACTTGTGGATAATGAAACTGGAGGATGCTCAAGTGCTGAAGCAAAAAACAAGATGGGAGATATTAATGAATGTGCAAGAGAGAATCCCAAGGCTCCTTCAGATGAGGGTGTCTGTAAATTGTGCGGTGTGAATAAGGATGATAAGAAAGTGTTGTTGTGTGATAAGTGTGATTCGGGGTATCATACATATTGCTTAAATCCTCCACTTGCCAAAATTCCTCATGGAAACTGGTATTGTCCTTCTTGTGTTACTGGTAATTGTTTCAGTCAAGGACCTTCACAAAGTACTGAGGTCATTAGCAGGTTCCGGAAAAAGAGATGTCAAAGAGAGTTCAATCACAGATTTCCAAAAGCTCTGGCCCATTTGGTAACCACAATGGCGATGAAGGAGTACTGGGAATACACCGTAGAGGAG AGGATTCTTCTTCTAAAGTTCTTGTGTGATGAGGTGCTGAACTCTGCTAAAATTCGGGAACACCTAGAACAGTGCGCCTCTATGTCTGCTGATTTGCAGCAGAAACTGCATTCACTATCTTCAGAATGGAGAAACCTGAAGTTCAGAGAAGAAGTTGTAGCAGACCAAGTGGGGAAAGTGAACCAAAGCACACTTAATGGTGTTGGAAAATCTGTAACGGAAGAAGTTGCTATAGTGCGTACAAGTTATCATAAATTGATGGGGCAACTACTTAGTGGAAGCAGTTGCATGTCGCCCTTCTCCACTAATATGAATACTTTGGAAGATGGATTATGGTGGCCTGTGCCAAATGATTCCAGTAAACAACCATGTTGGTTATATTCAAAAAGCAGTTCAGAGAAACATTCTACCAGTAGTGGTAGTCAAATTGTCAAGATGCATGatgttgaatttcaaaaaaatcaactatCTTTTGGTAAGAATGGTTTAGGCCGGCTAGAATGGGTGCCTAATCCGTTTGCATTTCCATAG